A portion of the Nitratidesulfovibrio termitidis HI1 genome contains these proteins:
- a CDS encoding DHA2 family efflux MFS transporter permease subunit, with amino-acid sequence MSREPESVNRWLITLAVMVPTLIEILDTSVANVALKHIQGSLAAGEEEVTWVLTSYLVANAIVIPMSGWLARLMGRKRFLMLSIAVFTASSLLCGAATTLAQIILFRIFQGLGGGGLQPMSQAILMETFPPHQRGMAMGIFGVGVVLGPILGPLMGGYLTDNFTWRWIFYINLPVGLLALYLAGAFLFDPPYMERRQRGEVVDYLGLALLTTGIGALQIVLDKGQQDDWFSSPFITTLAVVSAVSLVGLVFWELRHPRPVLDFRILKNRSFAIGNGVMFFGFFAFFGSIVLLPLFLQGLMGYTAYLAGLVLGPGGMLALVFMPVAGKLTERIDARWMLAFGMLVCAYSLHIMAGFNLYIDFGTAAFARVLQGIAMPFFFVSLSVVTFAYVPREAMNTASPLYNLLRNLGGSFGVAFVTTLLARRTQYHHSVLAEDMTPLSPAYQLSFEQIRNGLAMQLGDVADLAERTRVMIYQLLQREASALAFNDAFFSQGMIFLLLFFCVWFMRRPPRGKHEGFVE; translated from the coding sequence ATGTCGAGAGAACCCGAATCGGTCAATCGCTGGCTCATCACCCTGGCGGTGATGGTGCCCACGCTTATCGAAATCCTGGACACCAGCGTGGCCAACGTGGCCCTGAAGCATATTCAGGGCAGTCTGGCCGCGGGCGAGGAAGAGGTGACCTGGGTGCTCACCTCGTACCTGGTGGCCAACGCCATCGTCATTCCCATGAGCGGGTGGCTGGCGCGGCTCATGGGGCGCAAGCGCTTCCTGATGCTGTCCATTGCCGTGTTCACCGCCAGTTCGCTGTTGTGCGGGGCGGCCACCACCCTGGCCCAGATCATCCTGTTCCGCATTTTTCAGGGGCTTGGCGGCGGCGGGCTGCAACCCATGTCGCAGGCCATCCTGATGGAAACCTTTCCGCCCCACCAGCGCGGCATGGCCATGGGCATCTTCGGCGTGGGGGTGGTGCTGGGGCCCATCCTGGGACCGCTGATGGGCGGCTACCTGACGGACAACTTCACCTGGCGATGGATATTCTACATCAACCTGCCGGTGGGGCTGCTGGCGCTGTACCTGGCCGGGGCCTTCCTGTTCGACCCGCCGTACATGGAGCGCCGCCAGCGCGGCGAGGTGGTGGACTACCTGGGCCTGGCCCTGCTGACCACGGGCATCGGCGCGTTGCAGATCGTGCTGGACAAGGGCCAGCAGGACGACTGGTTCAGCTCGCCGTTCATCACCACCCTGGCCGTGGTTTCGGCGGTGTCGCTTGTCGGGCTGGTATTCTGGGAACTGCGCCACCCACGGCCGGTACTGGACTTCCGTATCCTGAAGAACCGCAGCTTTGCCATCGGCAACGGGGTGATGTTCTTCGGGTTTTTTGCCTTTTTCGGGTCCATAGTGCTGCTGCCGCTGTTCCTGCAGGGGCTGATGGGCTACACCGCCTACCTTGCCGGGCTGGTGCTGGGGCCGGGGGGCATGCTGGCCCTGGTGTTCATGCCCGTGGCGGGCAAGCTGACCGAGCGCATCGACGCCCGCTGGATGCTGGCCTTCGGCATGCTGGTGTGCGCGTATTCGCTGCACATCATGGCCGGGTTCAACCTGTACATCGACTTCGGTACGGCGGCCTTCGCCCGGGTGCTGCAAGGCATCGCCATGCCGTTCTTCTTCGTGTCGCTGTCGGTGGTCACCTTCGCCTATGTGCCGCGTGAGGCCATGAACACCGCATCGCCCCTGTACAACCTGCTGCGCAACCTGGGTGGCTCGTTCGGGGTGGCCTTCGTCACCACGCTGCTGGCCCGGCGCACCCAGTACCACCACAGCGTGCTGGCCGAGGACATGACGCCCCTTTCGCCCGCCTACCAGCTGAGCTTCGAGCAGATCCGCAACGGGCTGGCCATGCAGCTTGGGGATGTGGCCGACCTTGCGGAACGCACCCGCGTGATGATCTACCAGTTGCTTCAGCGCGAGGCATCCGCCCTGGCCTTCAACGACGCCTTCTTTTCGCAGGGGATGATCTTCCTGCTGCTGTTCTTCTGCGTATGGTTCATGCGCAGGCCGCCGCGCGGCAAGCATGAGGGTTTCGTGGAATAG
- a CDS encoding DUF3298 and DUF4163 domain-containing protein: MPLWLPDSVRAAEPGAGRDDESSITLREDDFDIDVRYPRMGQAAVDDDLARWAAHVVAAFRQGLAEPETGAEPVNGMADANAHHFVNELKVTYEVTRASARAATVTFSIWTYTGGAHGNLDVITLSYDMDSGARLTPEDIFADAEGALALLASYCYDALAESLGDDRAEDMLRSGTSPDVDNYASLALTPEGVRVHFPPYQVAPWSAGPQMVDVPLGVLIDAGPRLELWGVSR; the protein is encoded by the coding sequence ATGCCCCTGTGGCTGCCGGATTCCGTGCGAGCCGCCGAGCCCGGCGCGGGGCGTGACGACGAGTCTTCCATCACCCTGCGCGAGGACGATTTCGACATCGACGTGCGCTACCCGCGAATGGGGCAGGCCGCCGTGGACGACGATCTGGCCCGCTGGGCCGCGCATGTCGTGGCCGCATTCCGGCAGGGGCTGGCCGAACCCGAAACCGGGGCCGAGCCGGTGAACGGCATGGCGGACGCCAACGCCCACCATTTCGTCAATGAACTGAAGGTGACCTACGAGGTAACCCGCGCCTCGGCCCGGGCGGCCACGGTCACCTTCAGCATCTGGACCTACACCGGCGGCGCGCACGGCAATCTGGACGTCATCACCCTGAGCTACGACATGGACTCGGGCGCGCGGCTGACACCGGAGGACATCTTTGCGGACGCCGAGGGCGCGCTGGCCCTGCTGGCCTCGTACTGTTACGACGCGCTGGCGGAATCCCTGGGCGACGACCGGGCCGAGGACATGCTGCGCAGCGGCACCAGCCCGGACGTGGACAACTACGCCAGCCTCGCGCTGACGCCGGAAGGGGTGCGGGTGCATTTTCCGCCGTACCAGGTGGCGCCATGGTCGGCCGGGCCGCAAATGGTGGACGTGCCGCTGGGGGTGCTGATCGACGCCGGGCCAAGGCTGGAGTTGTGGGGCGTTTCCCGCTAG
- a CDS encoding substrate-binding periplasmic protein: MPREVARRAARGLARMAACLVASLFLSLPMAAVAAQTTPIPADPLPAATARQDSVWAGQAARPSASGLAFVTQQYPPFNYLERDEGTERVAGPVAEIIAMACERMGVGCTFRLLPWARALQEVRNGTADGIFTIGLVPERQQWLHFCPPLLRAEYGFFVRMENPLRYVTPRDVSGYRVGVYGPSLTADILEQLARQVPMTVDVAPEIDAGFLKLAQGRIDAVFSNRENGLATIALLRIANLRYAGWHNRVDYTVAFSRQTAPEVVQAFEAALLALHREGELQRCLARYGLQSTYPDVRNGKGR; the protein is encoded by the coding sequence GTGCCCCGGGAGGTTGCCCGGCGTGCCGCGCGTGGTCTGGCGCGCATGGCGGCCTGCCTGGTCGCCAGCCTGTTCCTGTCGCTGCCGATGGCGGCGGTGGCCGCCCAGACGACTCCGATTCCCGCAGACCCGCTTCCGGCGGCCACTGCCCGGCAGGACTCCGTATGGGCAGGGCAGGCGGCGCGCCCCTCTGCCTCCGGGCTGGCCTTCGTCACCCAGCAGTATCCGCCGTTCAACTATCTGGAACGCGACGAGGGCACGGAACGCGTGGCCGGGCCCGTGGCCGAGATCATCGCCATGGCCTGCGAGCGCATGGGCGTGGGCTGCACCTTCCGCCTGCTGCCCTGGGCGCGCGCCCTGCAAGAGGTGCGCAACGGCACGGCGGACGGCATCTTCACCATCGGGCTCGTGCCGGAGCGCCAGCAGTGGCTGCATTTCTGCCCGCCGTTGCTGCGCGCCGAATACGGTTTTTTCGTGCGCATGGAAAATCCCCTGCGCTACGTCACCCCCCGCGACGTGTCGGGGTACCGGGTAGGCGTGTACGGTCCTTCGCTGACGGCGGACATCCTGGAACAGCTGGCGCGGCAGGTGCCCATGACGGTGGATGTGGCGCCGGAAATCGATGCCGGGTTCCTCAAACTGGCGCAGGGCCGCATCGACGCGGTGTTCTCCAACCGCGAGAATGGCCTTGCCACCATAGCCCTGTTGCGCATCGCCAACCTGCGCTATGCGGGCTGGCACAACCGGGTGGACTATACCGTGGCCTTTTCGCGCCAGACCGCGCCGGAAGTGGTGCAAGCCTTCGAGGCCGCGTTGCTCGCGCTGCACCGGGAGGGTGAACTGCAACGGTGCCTTGCCCGCTACGGCCTGCAATCCACCTATCCCGACGTGCGGAACGGCAAGGGCCGCTAG
- a CDS encoding C39 family peptidase, translating to MRGPGTLAPDPTRPAAERVIPGVPFFAQEQYQCGPASLAGVLRHLGLSGPQAAPDGIAEAIFRPGMHGTLSLDLALYPRTLGLASRWYDGSVADLMAAVDSGQPRIVMVDHGYGLVSTYHFMVVVGYAPDAVIVNSDRTPLQRLSWASFLRTWDRTDRWTLEIRRQEPAPAPAP from the coding sequence GTGCGCGGCCCCGGCACCCTCGCGCCGGACCCCACCCGCCCCGCTGCCGAGCGGGTCATCCCCGGCGTGCCGTTTTTTGCGCAGGAACAGTACCAGTGCGGCCCCGCCTCGCTGGCCGGGGTGTTGCGCCATCTGGGGCTTTCCGGCCCCCAGGCCGCGCCGGACGGCATTGCCGAAGCCATCTTTCGCCCGGGCATGCACGGGACGCTTTCTCTGGACCTTGCCCTGTACCCGCGCACCCTGGGGCTTGCCAGCCGCTGGTACGACGGTTCCGTGGCCGACCTGATGGCCGCCGTGGATTCCGGCCAGCCGCGCATTGTCATGGTGGACCACGGCTACGGACTGGTAAGCACCTATCATTTCATGGTTGTGGTGGGCTACGCGCCCGACGCGGTCATCGTGAATTCCGACCGCACCCCCCTGCAACGGCTGTCGTGGGCTTCTTTCCTGCGCACCTGGGACCGCACCGACCGCTGGACGCTGGAAATCCGGCGGCAGGAACCGGCCCCCGCGCCCGCCCCGTAG
- a CDS encoding cache domain-containing protein, with translation MTGLGIRGKLLASYMLVFLVLLLCGGAGAYIHARNVVEQAVEERLHAATQSILGTVRVGADLAVRNYLRAASEKARDVVALEYERYRSGAITEAQAKTNAAAILLRMTIGRSGYIYCLTSNATLAVHPVASLLGRDLSEFEFVRDQSRLHEGFLQYEWRNPGETHARPKALHMTWFQPWDWIISASAYREEFRNLLDVAMLRDAVLSHRVGETGYAYIMTGAGELLVHPVMKPGDIADARDDTGRRFVREMLQKRSGRIVYSWRNPGEDRYREKVVVYAYLADYDWIVAASGYTDEIYAPLDHMRRLALLWLLAAIGVVALASLYASAGITGPLRRLTERVRVGAGGDLSVRVVPETHDEIGDLANYFNRLMGNLEGHSLRMGQLVEARTAELTRLNADYLGELERRAATEEEARSRLAFLQALMNAIPNPIYYRDFTGRFVDCNDSFARVVLGSAREDVRGRPPGDFPDVYPADVADAVLRDDDELRNMGGTRFGEQTLRCADGAVRHFSVVKTVFAGGTAGEGGIIGVLTDLTARRRAEEARRLLEQAVENFSGALLILDAEGSIRYANPAFAAITGWPRTDAVDRRLADIGAVETTGGSAGGNGDAGFAALLAARAQGRAWSGRARLRRGDGASFEAECRLAPLRDGAGTVTHFVCTIEDISERLLLQAQLLQAQKLESIGQLASGIAHEINTPIQFVGDNARFLGTAASALAAAIAGYDALLRQAVEACGGVGDAASGGGGGLLAGAARLREETDVDFVLAELPVAVRQVQDGVERVSGIVRALREFSHPDAGGKVPVDVNAGLANTVTVCRNEWKYVAEVRLDLAPDLPHVMGHAGDLNQVFMNLLVNAAHAVDDRLRAEGAARADVQPGSRDTARDTAKGADAGVGTETAERARGHITVTTRFADGEVVVRVRDDGTGIAPEVLPRIFDPFFTTKEVGRGTGQGLAIARNLVVNKHGGRIEVDSEPGQGAEFIVHLPVETA, from the coding sequence ATGACGGGTCTGGGCATTCGGGGCAAGCTGCTGGCCAGCTACATGCTGGTGTTCCTCGTGCTGTTGCTGTGCGGCGGCGCCGGTGCATACATCCATGCCCGCAATGTCGTGGAACAGGCCGTGGAGGAACGGCTGCACGCGGCCACCCAGTCCATTCTGGGCACAGTGCGCGTGGGCGCGGACCTTGCGGTGCGCAACTACCTGCGAGCCGCCTCGGAAAAGGCCCGCGACGTGGTGGCCCTGGAATACGAGCGGTACCGCTCCGGCGCCATCACCGAGGCGCAGGCCAAGACCAATGCCGCCGCCATCCTGCTGCGCATGACCATAGGCCGGTCGGGCTACATCTACTGCCTCACCTCCAACGCCACGCTGGCGGTGCACCCGGTGGCCTCCCTGCTGGGGCGCGACCTTTCGGAGTTCGAGTTCGTACGGGACCAGTCGCGCCTGCATGAAGGCTTTCTGCAGTATGAATGGCGCAACCCCGGCGAAACGCATGCCCGGCCCAAGGCGCTGCACATGACCTGGTTCCAGCCGTGGGACTGGATCATCTCCGCATCGGCCTACCGCGAAGAATTCCGCAACCTGCTGGATGTCGCCATGCTGCGCGACGCGGTGCTCTCGCACCGGGTGGGCGAAACCGGCTATGCCTACATCATGACCGGGGCGGGCGAACTGCTGGTGCACCCGGTCATGAAGCCCGGCGACATCGCCGACGCGCGCGACGACACGGGCCGCCGCTTCGTGCGCGAGATGCTGCAAAAACGGTCGGGCCGCATCGTCTATTCCTGGCGCAACCCCGGCGAAGACCGCTACCGCGAGAAGGTCGTGGTCTACGCCTATCTTGCGGACTACGACTGGATCGTGGCCGCATCCGGCTATACCGACGAGATTTACGCCCCGCTCGATCACATGCGCCGTCTGGCCCTGCTGTGGCTGCTGGCGGCCATCGGGGTGGTGGCGTTGGCCAGCCTGTATGCCAGCGCGGGCATCACCGGGCCGTTGCGGCGGCTGACCGAACGCGTGCGCGTGGGCGCGGGGGGCGACCTTTCGGTGCGCGTGGTGCCGGAAACCCACGATGAAATCGGTGATCTTGCCAACTATTTCAACAGACTGATGGGTAATCTGGAAGGGCATAGCCTGCGCATGGGGCAACTGGTGGAGGCGCGCACGGCGGAACTGACCCGCCTCAACGCCGACTATCTGGGTGAACTGGAACGCCGCGCCGCCACGGAAGAAGAAGCCCGCAGCCGTCTGGCCTTCCTGCAGGCGTTGATGAATGCCATTCCCAACCCCATCTATTACCGCGACTTCACGGGCCGCTTCGTGGACTGCAACGACAGCTTCGCGCGGGTGGTACTGGGCAGCGCGCGCGAGGACGTGCGCGGTCGTCCGCCGGGCGACTTTCCCGACGTGTATCCGGCGGACGTGGCCGATGCCGTGCTGCGTGACGACGACGAACTGCGCAACATGGGCGGCACGCGCTTTGGCGAGCAGACCCTGCGTTGCGCCGATGGGGCGGTGCGCCATTTCAGCGTGGTCAAGACCGTGTTCGCCGGGGGCACGGCGGGCGAGGGCGGCATCATCGGCGTGCTCACCGACCTTACGGCGCGCCGCCGGGCCGAGGAGGCGCGACGCCTGCTGGAACAGGCTGTGGAGAATTTTTCCGGAGCCCTGCTGATTCTGGATGCCGAAGGCTCCATCCGCTACGCCAACCCGGCCTTCGCGGCCATTACCGGCTGGCCGCGCACCGATGCGGTGGACCGCCGCCTGGCGGATATCGGCGCCGTGGAGACGACTGGCGGCAGCGCAGGCGGCAACGGGGACGCCGGGTTTGCCGCGCTGCTGGCGGCCCGCGCCCAGGGCAGGGCGTGGAGCGGGCGAGCCCGGCTGCGGCGGGGCGACGGCGCGTCGTTCGAGGCGGAATGCCGCCTGGCCCCCTTGCGGGACGGCGCGGGCACGGTGACCCATTTCGTGTGCACCATCGAGGACATCAGCGAGCGGCTGTTGCTGCAGGCCCAGCTGCTGCAGGCCCAGAAGCTGGAATCCATCGGGCAGTTGGCCTCGGGCATCGCGCACGAGATCAATACCCCCATCCAGTTCGTGGGCGACAACGCGCGTTTTCTGGGAACGGCGGCCAGCGCGCTGGCTGCGGCCATCGCCGGGTACGACGCGCTGCTGCGCCAGGCCGTGGAGGCCTGCGGCGGGGTGGGGGACGCGGCCTCCGGTGGCGGCGGGGGATTGCTGGCCGGGGCGGCGCGCCTGCGCGAGGAAACCGACGTGGATTTCGTGCTGGCCGAACTGCCCGTGGCCGTGCGCCAGGTGCAGGACGGGGTGGAAAGGGTTTCCGGCATCGTGCGGGCCCTGCGCGAATTCTCGCACCCCGACGCCGGGGGCAAGGTGCCGGTGGACGTCAACGCCGGGCTGGCCAACACGGTCACCGTGTGCCGCAACGAATGGAAGTACGTGGCCGAGGTGCGCCTGGACCTTGCGCCCGACCTGCCCCACGTGATGGGCCACGCGGGCGACCTGAACCAGGTGTTCATGAATCTTCTGGTCAATGCCGCCCATGCCGTTGACGACCGGTTGCGGGCCGAGGGCGCCGCACGAGCCGACGTGCAACCCGGAAGCCGCGACACGGCCCGCGACACCGCAAAGGGCGCGGATGCGGGCGTGGGCACGGAGACGGCGGAGCGGGCGCGGGGACACATTACCGTCACCACCCGGTTCGCGGACGGCGAGGTGGTGGTGCGCGTGCGCGACGACGGCACGGGCATCGCGCCAGAGGTGCTGCCGCGCATCTTCGACCCCTTCTTCACCACCAAGGAGGTGGGGCGGGGCACCGGCCAGGGGCTGGCCATCGCCCGCAATCTGGTGGTGAACAAGCACGGCGGGCGCATCGAGGTGGACAGTGAACCCGGTCAGGGGGCGGAGTTCATCGTGCATCTGCCGGTAGAAACGGCATAG
- a CDS encoding PA2779 family protein translates to MYMLLNWRALRHIAMVMVAVMGLLSFVPRVEAAFVPNAGIMAGEQRSSDVGTVQKALENKMVSERLQALGYSSAEVEQRLSMLSDAELHDLAKKIDNLTQGGDGFGFVIAILVVILLVVLILHFADRRVVVQ, encoded by the coding sequence ATGTACATGCTTCTGAACTGGCGCGCCCTGCGTCACATCGCCATGGTCATGGTGGCCGTCATGGGCCTGCTCAGCTTCGTGCCCCGCGTGGAAGCCGCCTTCGTTCCCAATGCCGGCATCATGGCCGGGGAACAGCGCTCCAGCGACGTCGGCACCGTGCAGAAGGCCCTGGAAAACAAGATGGTTTCCGAGCGCCTGCAGGCTCTTGGCTACTCTTCGGCCGAAGTGGAACAGCGCCTGTCCATGCTGTCCGACGCCGAACTGCACGACCTGGCCAAGAAGATCGACAACCTGACCCAGGGCGGCGACGGCTTTGGCTTCGTCATCGCCATCCTTGTCGTGATCCTGCTGGTGGTGCTGATCCTGCACTTTGCCGACCGCCGCGTGGTTGTCCAGTAG
- a CDS encoding TIGR03905 family TSCPD domain-containing protein, whose translation MHVHVPSGVCSKQIQFDVRDGVLRDVRFAGGCPGNLEALGRLLDGMPVQDAIDKLTGITCGSKPTSCPDQLAKALSDLQEGRPLAAPAQAVGFGLKSLNPFG comes from the coding sequence ATGCATGTTCATGTTCCCAGCGGTGTTTGCAGCAAGCAGATCCAGTTCGACGTGCGCGACGGCGTGCTGCGCGACGTGCGCTTTGCCGGGGGTTGCCCCGGCAACCTCGAAGCGCTTGGCCGCCTGCTCGACGGCATGCCGGTGCAGGACGCCATCGACAAGCTGACGGGCATCACCTGCGGCAGCAAGCCGACCTCCTGTCCCGATCAACTGGCCAAGGCCTTGTCCGACCTGCAGGAAGGCCGCCCCCTTGCCGCACCGGCCCAGGCCGTGGGCTTCGGCCTGAAGTCGCTGAACCCCTTCGGCTAG
- a CDS encoding tetratricopeptide repeat protein — MPDTTPLAVIPASAPVSADFRSALATGMARAMLPCLLLALLLALLLTGCALPRIGIYQDPLSGQEHLELGRAYEQKGELDLARREYAEAVRDDVPQAHLFLANLLFQKGEMEEAEGHYRKAIRTLPEAESAPARNNLAWLLLTRGEKLEEAERLAEEAVRLADDAHRQSFEDTLNQVKAARNK, encoded by the coding sequence ATGCCGGACACCACGCCCCTTGCCGTTATCCCCGCTTCCGCTCCCGTTTCCGCCGACTTTCGGTCCGCCCTGGCCACCGGCATGGCGCGCGCCATGTTGCCGTGCCTGTTGCTGGCCCTGTTGCTGGCCCTGTTGCTGACCGGGTGCGCCCTGCCGCGCATCGGCATCTATCAGGATCCGTTGTCCGGCCAGGAACATCTGGAACTGGGCCGCGCCTACGAGCAGAAGGGAGAGCTGGATCTGGCCCGGCGCGAATACGCCGAGGCCGTGCGCGACGACGTGCCCCAGGCCCATCTGTTCCTGGCCAACCTGCTGTTCCAGAAGGGCGAGATGGAGGAAGCGGAAGGCCATTACCGCAAGGCCATCCGCACCCTGCCCGAGGCGGAATCCGCCCCGGCGCGCAACAATCTGGCCTGGCTGCTGCTGACGCGCGGCGAAAAGCTGGAGGAAGCAGAGCGGCTGGCCGAAGAGGCCGTGCGCCTTGCCGACGACGCACACCGCCAGAGCTTCGAGGACACCCTGAACCAGGTGAAGGCCGCACGGAACAAGTAG
- a CDS encoding HlyD family secretion protein, with the protein MNSKKRILGILLGVMVLAAGIWYWHGLGKVETDDAQVDGRIFMVSPRVAGYVVDVPVEDNQFVKEGDVLARLDPTEYQVAVAEARAQLAALQRGVPLELSQTVHRVTGAQAVEEATKRRAAQARDEEDAARYEMERLSTEQAQATLDRRRLEALVGQGAVSREAVDRARTADEAAKARLESSRSKLEASSKARAAAEAEMRRVRAEVDLAGTGQVVAEIRARQVEAQQAKVRQAELNLEWTTVRAPVDGYVTKKNVEPGRMVTRGQPVMAVVPMSPDHLWVTANYKETELTDVKPGQPCEIRVDTYPNLVLKGQVESIMAGTGAAFSLFPPQNASGNFVKVVQRIPVRLRLTDYDPATMPPLRVGMSAVPVIFTDRGVSEVPQRASGPDGVAGPAGKSDGTGSVGGADAGQAAKPAANGTAPASGPANATAPVSAPSARKQ; encoded by the coding sequence ATGAACAGCAAAAAGCGCATCCTCGGCATACTGCTTGGCGTCATGGTTCTGGCGGCGGGCATCTGGTACTGGCATGGCCTCGGCAAGGTGGAAACCGACGACGCCCAGGTCGACGGGCGCATCTTTATGGTTTCGCCGCGCGTGGCGGGCTATGTGGTCGACGTGCCCGTGGAGGATAACCAGTTCGTCAAGGAAGGCGACGTGCTGGCCCGGCTGGACCCCACCGAGTACCAGGTGGCCGTGGCCGAGGCGCGCGCCCAGCTTGCCGCGTTGCAACGCGGCGTGCCGCTGGAGCTTTCGCAGACCGTGCACCGGGTAACCGGTGCCCAGGCCGTCGAAGAGGCCACCAAACGCCGCGCCGCCCAGGCCCGCGACGAAGAGGACGCCGCCCGTTACGAAATGGAACGCCTGTCCACCGAGCAGGCCCAGGCCACCCTGGACCGCCGCCGTCTGGAGGCCCTGGTGGGGCAGGGGGCCGTCTCGCGCGAGGCGGTGGACCGCGCCCGTACCGCCGACGAAGCCGCCAAGGCCCGGCTGGAGTCGTCCCGCTCCAAGCTGGAAGCCTCCAGCAAGGCCCGCGCGGCGGCGGAAGCCGAAATGCGCCGCGTGCGCGCCGAGGTGGACCTGGCCGGTACCGGGCAGGTGGTGGCGGAAATCCGCGCCCGCCAGGTGGAGGCCCAGCAGGCCAAGGTACGCCAGGCCGAGCTGAATCTGGAATGGACCACCGTGCGCGCCCCCGTGGACGGCTACGTGACCAAGAAGAACGTGGAGCCGGGCCGCATGGTCACGCGCGGGCAGCCGGTCATGGCCGTGGTGCCCATGTCGCCCGACCACCTGTGGGTGACGGCCAACTACAAGGAAACCGAACTTACCGACGTGAAGCCCGGCCAGCCCTGCGAAATCCGGGTGGACACCTATCCCAACCTGGTGCTGAAGGGCCAGGTGGAATCGATCATGGCGGGCACCGGCGCGGCCTTTTCGCTGTTTCCGCCCCAGAATGCCTCGGGCAATTTCGTCAAGGTGGTGCAGCGCATTCCCGTACGGCTGCGCCTGACCGACTATGATCCCGCCACCATGCCGCCCCTGCGCGTGGGCATGAGCGCGGTGCCGGTGATCTTTACCGACCGGGGCGTTTCCGAGGTGCCCCAGCGCGCCTCCGGGCCGGATGGCGTCGCCGGGCCTGCCGGAAAGTCGGACGGAACCGGGAGCGTCGGCGGCGCGGATGCGGGACAGGCGGCGAAGCCCGCCGCCAACGGCACGGCCCCGGCGTCGGGACCGGCCAATGCCACGGCCCCCGTGTCGGCGCCGTCGGCCCGCAAGCAGTAG
- a CDS encoding sodium:calcium antiporter yields the protein MRHAFRDWYPFLLAVLATLPGLAMRALHPEISPLVMAGLTGGAILAASFMLMWACEVAQLDIPQTLALAVVALIAVLPEYAVDMYFTWMAGQHPESDYAHYAIANMTGANRLLIGVGWSAIVLVCWMRFRSAVVVESERRTDLVFLAMATAYAFVIPIKGSLAWYDGVALVSLYVWYIWLVSRRPCTEFEAEGPAEVLAGLPTGKRRMATLSLFLFAAVVILADAELFSESLVASGKVLGINEFLLVQWLAPIASEAPEFIVSLMFAMRGHASIALGSLISSKLNQWTLLVGMIPGVYAASSGSMHPPIPMDSHQMHEILLTAAQSLFAICLLLRMRIGMRGALVLFGLFLVQFISPFIQVPVEQAMGLPHIPDRLHIWFSLVYVVLAGGMLLLRPRTLLDLRYGFRV from the coding sequence GTGAGACACGCGTTTCGCGACTGGTACCCTTTCCTGCTGGCCGTGCTGGCCACGCTGCCGGGCCTTGCCATGCGCGCCCTGCACCCCGAAATCAGTCCCCTGGTCATGGCCGGGCTGACCGGTGGGGCCATTCTGGCCGCGTCGTTCATGCTGATGTGGGCCTGCGAGGTGGCGCAGCTGGACATTCCCCAGACGCTGGCCCTGGCGGTGGTGGCGCTTATCGCCGTGCTGCCCGAGTACGCCGTGGACATGTACTTTACCTGGATGGCCGGGCAGCACCCCGAAAGCGACTATGCCCACTACGCCATCGCCAACATGACCGGGGCCAACCGCCTGCTCATCGGCGTGGGCTGGAGCGCCATCGTGCTGGTGTGCTGGATGCGCTTCCGCAGTGCGGTGGTGGTGGAAAGCGAACGCCGCACCGACCTGGTGTTCCTGGCCATGGCCACGGCGTATGCCTTCGTCATTCCCATCAAGGGTTCGCTGGCGTGGTACGACGGCGTGGCGCTGGTGTCCCTGTATGTATGGTACATCTGGCTGGTTTCGCGCAGGCCCTGCACCGAGTTCGAGGCCGAAGGCCCGGCGGAGGTGCTGGCCGGACTGCCCACCGGCAAGCGCCGCATGGCCACCCTGTCGCTGTTCCTGTTTGCCGCCGTGGTCATCCTGGCCGATGCGGAACTGTTCAGCGAAAGCCTGGTGGCCTCCGGCAAGGTGCTGGGCATCAACGAATTCCTGCTGGTGCAGTGGCTTGCGCCCATCGCCTCCGAGGCGCCCGAGTTCATCGTGTCGCTGATGTTCGCCATGCGCGGGCATGCCAGCATCGCGCTGGGCAGCCTGATTTCGTCCAAGCTGAACCAGTGGACCCTGCTGGTGGGCATGATTCCCGGCGTGTACGCGGCCTCGTCCGGCTCCATGCACCCGCCCATTCCCATGGATTCTCACCAGATGCACGAAATACTGCTGACGGCGGCACAGTCGCTCTTCGCCATCTGCCTGCTGCTGCGCATGCGCATCGGCATGCGCGGGGCGCTGGTGCTGTTCGGCCTGTTCCTGGTGCAGTTCATCTCGCCGTTCATCCAGGTGCCGGTGGAACAGGCCATGGGCTTGCCGCACATTCCCGACCGGCTGCACATCTGGTTCAGCCTGGTGTACGTGGTGCTGGCAGGCGGCATGCTGCTGCTGCGCCCGCGCACCCTGCTGGACCTGCGCTACGGCTTTCGCGTGTAG